CGGGGCGCCTGCTGCATCGGGCGATGGGTGCCTTCAGCGTTGAGGTCGCCACGAACAGCGATCCGGCGCTGCTGCACGTGCGGCAAACCATCGCGCCGGAGTTGGCGGCTCAGAGCGACGCGATCTATCTCAATCCGAAGCTTTTCGCGCGCGTGAAGGCAGTTTACGACAGTTTGGATCGGCTCAAGCTCGATCCGGAGTCGCGCCATCTCGTCGTAACCTACTACCGGCGCTTCACGCACGCGGGCGCGGGCCTCTCTTCAGCAAAACAGGCGCAATTGAAGCAGCTCGACCAGCAGCTGGCCACGCTGCAAGCCGGCTTCGAGCGCAAGCTGCTGGCGGCCACGGCCGCAAGCGCGCTGGTCGTCAAAAACAAGGACCAGCTCGTGGGCCTTGGCGACAGTGCGATCGCCGCCGCGGAGCAGGCGGCCAAAGCAAAAGGGGATCCCGGCGGTTACCTGATCGCGCTGCAAAACACGACGCAGCAGCCCGCGCTCACGCTGCTGCAGGATCGCGCCACGCGAAAACAGCTCTTTGATAACTCGTGGACGCGCACCGAGCGCAACGACGACAACGATACCCGTTCGACGATCGTGCAAATGGCAAAACTGCGCATGCAGAAAGCACAGCTGCTCGGCTATCCGGATTTCGCGGCGTATCAGCTAACGCAAGAAATGGCACAGACGCCGGCCGCCGTGGAGACGTTTCTGCGCGGTCTCATCGGACCCACGCGCGTGAAGGCCGGGCAAGAAGCCGCAGAGATTCAAGCGCAAATCGACCGCAGCGGCGAGCACTTTGCGCTGCAGCCCTACGACTGGGACTACTACGCGGAGCAGGTTCGCAAGGCGAAGTATAACGTCGACGATAACGAGATCCGGCCGTATTTCGAGCTCAACAACGTGCTGCAGAACGGCCTCTTCTATGCGGCGAATCAGCTCTACGGCATCACGTTCAAAGAACGCCACGACATTCCGGTCTGGCAGCCCGACGTGCGGGTTTTCGAAGTCTACGACAAGAACGGCGCTCCGCTCGCCCTGATGTACTTCGATTTCTTCAAGCGGGATAACAAACAGGGCGGGGCGTGGATGAGTTCCTTCACGGATTACTCCACGCTGCTAGGGACCAAACCCGTCGCCTACAACGTCGAGAACATTCCAAAAGGGCCGCCGGGAGAGCCCACGCTGCTGACGATCGATAGCGTGAAGGGCATGTTTCACGAGTTCGGTCACGCGCTCAATGCGTTCTTCGCGGTCGAAAAATACCCGTCGCTTTCGGGCACCGCTCGACCGCGCGACTTCGTGGAGTTTCCCTCGCAGTTCAACGAACATTGGGCTCTCTATCCATCAGTGCTCAAGCACTACGCGTTCAACTACAAAACGCACGAGCCGATGCCGCAAGAACTCATCGCCAAGATGGAGGAAGCTACAAAGTTCAACGAGGGCTATTCGATGGGCGAGAGCTTGGCAGCCGACGAGCTCGACATGGCCTGGCATTCGTTGCGGTCGGGCGCTCCGGCGGCGCCGGACGTCGATGCGTTTGAAACGCACGCACTCCAACTCTCCGGGACGGACTTCCCTAACGTTCCCCCGCGTTATCGTTCGACGTACTTCGCGCACATTTGGGCGAGCGGGTACGCTGCCGGCTACTACGCCTATATGTGGAGCGAGATGCTCGATGACGACGCCTATCAGTGGTTCGTCGACCACGGCGGTCTCACGCGCGCAAACGGCCAACGTTTTCGCGATATGATTCTCTCACGCGGCGACTCCGAGGACTACGGCCCGATGTTCCGCGCCTTTTACGGCAAGGATCCCGACGTCGGGCCGTTGTTGCAGTTTCGAGGGCTCGCGACGGGCAACTAGAATCAGCATCCAATGAATGCGTCGCGGTCCCGAGTGATCGTTCGAACCATCTTCGTTGTCGCGTTTACCCTCTTGGGGACGGTGATCGAGGGCTCCGATCTCACGCTTCCCTGGCATCCGTACGGGTCGTTCGGGTTTCTCATGAATGGGCGGTCGGATGTAGTCGTGGTCTCTTCGGGCGCGGCGCGAGGCCTCCGCGTCGGCGATACCGTCGACGTCCTTCGCATGACGCCGGCAGATCGCTATGCCCTCGGGCGCGACGGCCTGCGCGTGGTAGAACCCGGGCGCGTGCTAGAAGTGCCGCTCACGTCCGGACGCGTCGTTACGCTCACGGCGCAAACACGCTTGCGCACTACCGCCGACAACGTCAGCAACGTTATCGAAGTGCTCGCAATGCTTTCTTACCTGATCCTCGCGGCAGTACTCGTCTTAATTCGCCCAATGCCGGCCACCTGGGCGTTCTACGCTTTCTCGTACACGTTCTGCACCTTCGCGGCGACCCCCAACACGTGGCCGTTCGCGATCGCCGTCCCCGCCTTTGCGCTTTTTACACTAGCAGGCGCGCTCTCACCGGGTGCGTTTGTTTCGTTCGCGCTGCGCTTTCCCGATGCAAACCCGCGCGGCGCGGGGGCGCTCCTCGAACGGGCGGCGCTCGTCATCGTCACACCCTTCCTCGCCGGGGTCGGCCTCTTCGACATCTTTAGCTACATATTTGCGGGCTTTGCCTCGCCGCCATGGCTCAGCACTACTGCGAACGTTCTGCGCGTTTCGGGGTACGCGGCCGGCGTTGCGGCGTTGATCGTACGGTATTTCTCCGCGCCCGCCGACGAGCGTAATCGGCTGCGCTGGGTCGCGTGCGCGTTTGCCGTCGCATTCTTGCCGTTCCTCGCACTGAGGTTCGCCTGGACTCAAGAACTCCTGACCCCCGATCCAATTACGATCAATCTTTGTCAAGCGTGCGCCGTTTTCGCTCCGATCGCACTCGCCTATACCGTTCTCAAGCATCGGCTGTTCGATATTCGGCTCGTGGTGAGCCGGGCGCTCATGTACACTGCCATGACGTCGTTCATCGTGGGCGTCTTGGCGCTCGTCGATTGGGCGTTTAGCAAGTGGCTCGAGCAATCGCGCTTTGCGACGATCGTGGAACTGGCGTTAACGCTGTTCCTTGGCGCCATGATGACGACGTTGCACCGTCGCATCGAACAACTGCTCAATCGCGTCGTTTTTCGCTCCCAAGTACTGGCGGCGGCGGCTATACGGCGCTTCGCTCAAGAGACGGACCTCATCGCCGACCCGCAGCGCCTGCTGTCGCAAACGCACGATGCACTCCGGCCTCGGTTGGAAGCGGATTACGTTGCGCTCTATACCGAGGATGGAGCGTCCTACGCGCTGAGCACGCCGCGAGACCCTGCCCTGCCGACAATCCTACCGGCAGACGATTTCGCGGTGTTGCGCGTTCGCCGGTGGAGCGAGCCGTTTGAATGTGACGAGCCGTCGCATCCCCTTCGTGGCGCGCTTTTCGTGCCGATGGTCGCACGAACGCGACTTGTCGGCTTCATTGTTTGCGGCCCGAAACGCGATCGCACGCACTATCTCCCCGAAGAAGTCGAAACCCTTACGATGCTGTCCCATCGAGTCGCCTCTTCGTACCTCTGGCTGACGGTCGTCTCGACGGCACCGCTGCTCTCATCGCCGCCGTTCGAGTCGCCGGCGTAGCTGCACTACCGCGATACGGCGTCCCGCGCCTCGGCCTGCCAGGCCTCGAGGGCGAGATCCAACCCAATACGCGTGCGAAACGCGGCGTCGAAACGGCGTG
Above is a window of Candidatus Baltobacteraceae bacterium DNA encoding:
- a CDS encoding GAF domain-containing protein, which codes for MNASRSRVIVRTIFVVAFTLLGTVIEGSDLTLPWHPYGSFGFLMNGRSDVVVVSSGAARGLRVGDTVDVLRMTPADRYALGRDGLRVVEPGRVLEVPLTSGRVVTLTAQTRLRTTADNVSNVIEVLAMLSYLILAAVLVLIRPMPATWAFYAFSYTFCTFAATPNTWPFAIAVPAFALFTLAGALSPGAFVSFALRFPDANPRGAGALLERAALVIVTPFLAGVGLFDIFSYIFAGFASPPWLSTTANVLRVSGYAAGVAALIVRYFSAPADERNRLRWVACAFAVAFLPFLALRFAWTQELLTPDPITINLCQACAVFAPIALAYTVLKHRLFDIRLVVSRALMYTAMTSFIVGVLALVDWAFSKWLEQSRFATIVELALTLFLGAMMTTLHRRIEQLLNRVVFRSQVLAAAAIRRFAQETDLIADPQRLLSQTHDALRPRLEADYVALYTEDGASYALSTPRDPALPTILPADDFAVLRVRRWSEPFECDEPSHPLRGALFVPMVARTRLVGFIVCGPKRDRTHYLPEEVETLTMLSHRVASSYLWLTVVSTAPLLSSPPFESPA
- a CDS encoding M3 family metallopeptidase, with translation MRLLLATFAALTLAVLATVPAPSAPENPLMQPSTLPFGALPFDRIGDGDYQPAIEAGMQQQLKEIDVIANNAAPPTFDNTLVAMEKSGRLLHRAMGAFSVEVATNSDPALLHVRQTIAPELAAQSDAIYLNPKLFARVKAVYDSLDRLKLDPESRHLVVTYYRRFTHAGAGLSSAKQAQLKQLDQQLATLQAGFERKLLAATAASALVVKNKDQLVGLGDSAIAAAEQAAKAKGDPGGYLIALQNTTQQPALTLLQDRATRKQLFDNSWTRTERNDDNDTRSTIVQMAKLRMQKAQLLGYPDFAAYQLTQEMAQTPAAVETFLRGLIGPTRVKAGQEAAEIQAQIDRSGEHFALQPYDWDYYAEQVRKAKYNVDDNEIRPYFELNNVLQNGLFYAANQLYGITFKERHDIPVWQPDVRVFEVYDKNGAPLALMYFDFFKRDNKQGGAWMSSFTDYSTLLGTKPVAYNVENIPKGPPGEPTLLTIDSVKGMFHEFGHALNAFFAVEKYPSLSGTARPRDFVEFPSQFNEHWALYPSVLKHYAFNYKTHEPMPQELIAKMEEATKFNEGYSMGESLAADELDMAWHSLRSGAPAAPDVDAFETHALQLSGTDFPNVPPRYRSTYFAHIWASGYAAGYYAYMWSEMLDDDAYQWFVDHGGLTRANGQRFRDMILSRGDSEDYGPMFRAFYGKDPDVGPLLQFRGLATGN